The following coding sequences lie in one Pseudomonadota bacterium genomic window:
- a CDS encoding adenylate kinase — MKLVLLGPPGAGKGTQARAVAEHFAIPHISTGDIIRATIKQSTPLAAELRSFTESGQLVPDGLVDRMVDDRLAQSDCARGFLLDGYPRTLAQARALDAALERDGRPLTHVVLFELDDALLVERITGRRSDPQTGRIYHLAFDPPPAALAGRLVQRSDDTEAVVVRRLTEYHAKTAPLVPYYESRGLLRRVDGAAPIEQLGEQLRRVLSGASAD, encoded by the coding sequence ATGAAGCTCGTTTTACTGGGACCACCGGGGGCCGGCAAGGGCACGCAGGCGCGTGCCGTCGCCGAGCACTTCGCGATTCCGCACATCTCCACCGGAGATATCATCCGGGCGACGATCAAGCAGAGCACGCCGCTCGCCGCCGAGCTGCGCAGCTTCACCGAGAGCGGGCAGCTCGTGCCCGACGGGCTGGTCGATCGCATGGTCGACGATCGCCTCGCTCAGTCCGACTGCGCGCGCGGCTTCCTGCTCGATGGCTACCCGCGCACGCTGGCGCAGGCTCGAGCGCTCGACGCCGCGCTCGAGCGCGACGGCAGGCCGCTGACGCATGTCGTGCTCTTCGAGCTCGACGATGCCCTGCTGGTCGAGCGCATCACCGGTCGCCGCAGCGACCCGCAGACGGGGCGCATCTACCATCTTGCCTTCGACCCACCACCGGCCGCGCTGGCCGGGCGCCTGGTGCAGCGCAGCGACGACACCGAGGCGGTCGTCGTCCGCCGGCTGACCGAATACCACGCCAAGACGGCGCCGCTCGTGCCCTACTACGAGAGCCGCGGCCTGCTGCGTCGCGTCGACGGCGCCGCGCCGATCGAGCAGCTTGGCGAGCAGCTCCGCCGCGTCCTCAGCGGCGCGAGCGCCGACTGA
- the uppS gene encoding di-trans,poly-cis-decaprenylcistransferase, with protein MSESDSAALAVDVHALPRHVAIIMDGNGRWARQRGLPRLAGHRKGAESVREVVRAARAIGIPVLTLFAFSEQNWDRPRDEVDALMELLYRYVLDEREEILGNDIRLAAVGELERLPALVREALGLLMKLSAKRQSMVLCLALSYGGREDLARATRRIAERVQQGALQPEAIDEALVGSHLATAGLPPVDLLIRTSGEMRLSNFLLWELAYAELFFTPTMWPDFRKPDLLAAVAEFQSRERRYGRTSAQLDPRAATSAGGG; from the coding sequence ATGTCCGAGAGTGACTCGGCGGCCCTCGCGGTCGACGTCCACGCGCTGCCGCGGCACGTCGCGATCATCATGGACGGCAACGGGCGCTGGGCCCGTCAGCGCGGTCTGCCGCGCCTCGCGGGCCACCGCAAGGGTGCGGAGTCGGTGCGCGAGGTCGTCCGCGCCGCGCGCGCCATCGGCATTCCGGTGCTGACCCTCTTCGCCTTCAGCGAGCAGAACTGGGATCGGCCGCGGGACGAGGTCGATGCGCTGATGGAGCTGCTCTACCGCTACGTCCTGGACGAGCGCGAGGAGATCCTCGGCAACGATATCCGGCTCGCGGCGGTTGGCGAGCTCGAGCGGCTGCCGGCGCTGGTCCGTGAGGCGCTCGGGTTGTTGATGAAGCTCTCCGCCAAGCGGCAGTCGATGGTGCTCTGTCTGGCGCTCAGCTACGGCGGCCGCGAGGACCTGGCGCGGGCCACGCGCAGGATCGCCGAGCGCGTGCAGCAGGGCGCGCTCCAGCCCGAAGCGATCGACGAGGCGCTGGTCGGCAGCCACCTCGCTACGGCCGGGCTGCCGCCCGTCGATCTGCTGATTCGCACGAGCGGCGAGATGCGGCTCTCCAACTTCCTGCTCTGGGAGCTGGCCTACGCCGAGCTCTTCTTCACGCCGACGATGTGGCCCGATTTCCGCAAACCAGACCTGCTGGCGGCGGTCGCCGAGTTCCAGAGTAGAGAGCGCCGCTACGGGCGCACCTCCGCGCAGCTCGACCCGCGAGCGGCGACCTCCGCCGGCGGCGGCTGA
- a CDS encoding phosphatidate cytidylyltransferase codes for MAFLDRDLARRLSIVALLPPLVWLVLQQRAVGVVGVALVVHLVAALAQAELYAMTLRDEARVLRAAGVGAGLLAGVAVVWVPRLDLLLPLLIATTMLLAILQLFLHADLQRAALATAVLVFGVLYVPLPLATVALLKRLDQGHLWLVLLLSLTWLADTGAYLVGRAWGRHKLYPRISPGKSIEGAAGAIAAGLAAVAVAKLWYLPLLSWWDVLLIAVPGSVLGMLGDLVESMLKRSVGVKDSGRLLPGHGGLLDRLDALLFAAPYVYYYALFALGQR; via the coding sequence ATGGCCTTTCTCGACCGGGATCTGGCGCGCCGGCTTTCGATCGTCGCGCTCCTTCCGCCGCTCGTCTGGCTGGTGTTGCAGCAGCGGGCGGTCGGCGTGGTGGGCGTGGCCCTCGTCGTCCACCTGGTGGCGGCGCTGGCGCAGGCCGAGCTCTACGCCATGACGCTGCGCGACGAGGCCCGGGTGCTGCGGGCCGCCGGCGTCGGGGCGGGGCTGCTCGCCGGTGTCGCGGTCGTCTGGGTGCCGAGGCTCGACCTGCTGCTGCCGCTGCTGATCGCCACGACGATGCTCTTGGCGATCCTCCAGCTCTTTCTGCACGCGGACCTGCAGCGCGCCGCGCTGGCGACCGCGGTGCTGGTCTTCGGCGTGCTCTACGTGCCGCTGCCGCTGGCCACCGTCGCCCTGCTCAAGCGCCTCGATCAGGGCCATCTGTGGTTGGTGCTGCTGCTCAGCCTGACCTGGCTCGCCGACACCGGGGCCTACCTGGTGGGGCGCGCCTGGGGCCGGCACAAGCTCTATCCGCGCATCAGCCCGGGCAAAAGCATCGAGGGCGCCGCGGGCGCGATCGCGGCGGGGCTCGCTGCGGTGGCCGTGGCCAAGCTCTGGTACCTCCCCCTGTTGAGCTGGTGGGATGTGCTGCTGATCGCGGTGCCCGGCAGCGTCCTCGGCATGCTCGGTGATCTGGTCGAGTCGATGCTCAAGCGCAGCGTCGGCGTCAAGGACTCGGGGCGGCTGCTTCCGGGGCACGGCGGGCTGCTCGATCGGCTCGATGCGTTGCTCTTTGCCGCGCCCTACGTCTACTACTATGCGCTCTTCGCGCTGGGACAGCGTTGA
- a CDS encoding 1-deoxy-D-xylulose-5-phosphate reductoisomerase, whose amino-acid sequence MKRIAILGSTGSIGVSALDVVAAFPEQFEVVALAAGRNVERLAEQVGRFRPRLVSVAGADEAERLRALLDYESARGLEIVSGPAGPDAVAAHADVEFVLTAMVGAIGLQPTLVAIRRGIEVGIANKEPLVAAGELCTSEARRSGATLLPVDSEHNAIFQCLSGQRRDAVRRLILTCSGGPFRRTPDLGAVTLEQALKHPTWSMGPKITIDSATLMNKGLEVIEAHWLFGLPAEQIDVVIHPQSVIHSMVEYVDGSVLAQLGTPDMRVPIGLALGYPARFPLPIPRLDFAQLAQLSFEAPDRERFPALDLAYAALRRGGTAPAVLNASNEVAVAAFLAGQLRFVEIAELSARTLDAHAVQATDALEVVLEADRWAREQARALLARGLGRA is encoded by the coding sequence ATGAAGCGAATCGCGATTCTGGGTTCGACCGGGTCGATCGGCGTCAGCGCCCTCGACGTGGTGGCGGCCTTCCCCGAGCAGTTCGAGGTCGTGGCCCTGGCGGCCGGGCGCAACGTCGAGCGCCTCGCCGAGCAGGTGGGCCGCTTTCGCCCGCGCCTGGTCTCGGTCGCAGGTGCCGACGAGGCCGAGCGCCTGCGGGCGCTGCTCGATTACGAGAGCGCCCGCGGTCTCGAGATCGTCTCCGGGCCGGCGGGTCCCGACGCCGTGGCGGCCCACGCCGACGTCGAGTTCGTGCTGACGGCGATGGTCGGGGCGATCGGTCTGCAGCCAACGCTGGTGGCGATTCGTCGCGGTATCGAGGTCGGCATCGCCAACAAGGAGCCTCTGGTCGCCGCTGGCGAGCTCTGCACCAGCGAGGCGCGGCGCAGCGGCGCGACCTTGCTGCCGGTCGACAGCGAGCATAACGCGATCTTTCAATGCCTCAGCGGCCAGCGCCGCGACGCCGTACGCCGCCTGATCCTGACCTGCAGCGGCGGGCCCTTCCGGCGCACGCCCGACCTCGGCGCGGTCACGCTCGAGCAGGCCCTCAAGCACCCCACCTGGTCGATGGGTCCCAAGATCACGATCGACTCGGCGACCCTGATGAACAAGGGCCTCGAGGTGATCGAGGCCCATTGGCTCTTCGGCCTGCCGGCGGAGCAGATCGACGTCGTGATTCACCCGCAGAGCGTGATCCATTCGATGGTCGAGTACGTCGACGGGTCGGTCTTGGCCCAGCTCGGCACACCCGATATGCGGGTGCCGATCGGCCTTGCGCTCGGCTATCCGGCTCGTTTCCCCCTGCCGATCCCGCGCCTCGACTTCGCGCAGCTCGCTCAGCTCAGCTTCGAGGCCCCCGACCGGGAGCGCTTCCCCGCGCTCGATCTGGCCTATGCGGCGCTGCGTCGCGGCGGCACGGCGCCGGCGGTGCTCAACGCCAGCAATGAGGTGGCGGTTGCCGCCTTCCTCGCCGGTCAGCTCCGCTTCGTCGAGATCGCCGAGCTGAGCGCGCGCACGCTCGACGCACACGCCGTGCAGGCCACCGACGCGCTCGAGGTCGTGCTCGAGGCCGACCGCTGGGCGCGCGAGCAGGCGCGGGCTCTGCTCGCGCGCGGCCTCGGTCGCGCGTGA
- a CDS encoding twin-arginine translocase TatA/TatE family subunit → MFGLSFSELAAILVVALVVLGPKRLPALAKGLGETLRQLRRASADLRGAIDEPLRELRGPLEELRGDLQQTVHHFERQVHQAAVDDAAPAPAAVMAPAAVMAPAAAVAPADPAALQRQGEP, encoded by the coding sequence ATGTTTGGTCTTTCCTTCTCCGAGCTAGCGGCGATCTTGGTCGTGGCCCTGGTGGTCCTCGGTCCCAAGCGCTTGCCGGCCCTGGCCAAAGGGCTCGGCGAGACGCTGCGTCAGCTGCGGCGCGCGTCGGCCGATCTGCGCGGGGCGATCGACGAGCCGCTGCGCGAGCTGCGCGGGCCGCTCGAGGAGCTGCGGGGCGATCTGCAGCAGACGGTGCACCACTTCGAGCGGCAGGTGCACCAGGCCGCGGTCGACGACGCGGCGCCCGCGCCGGCTGCGGTGATGGCGCCGGCTGCGGTGATGGCGCCGGCTGCGGCGGTGGCGCCGGCCGATCCGGCCGCGCTGCAACGCCAAGGTGAGCCTTGA
- the tatC gene encoding twin-arginine translocase subunit TatC: MSFVEHLEELRRRLIYSAIAFLACTIVAYLISDLLFAWLARPLVQAWRAAGLGRPTLHFANPIEPFATYIKVALLGGVFLSVPVIFYQLWCFVAPGLKASERRYVMPFTLLSSAFFIGGAAFGYFVVFPLGFRFLLGFARSDAGSLQRAFSAVGVAVGQGGLIALQPTLMMAEYFALVWRLLVAFGAIFELPLLLCFLALAGIVTPQALWRWNPYFIIVAFVLGAILTPTPDVLTQSMMALPLIVLYNLGIGIAWLVARRRSAAGGGTKAAGGSAGG; the protein is encoded by the coding sequence ATGAGCTTCGTCGAGCACCTCGAAGAGCTGCGCCGTCGGCTGATCTACAGCGCGATCGCCTTCCTCGCCTGCACGATCGTCGCCTATCTGATCAGCGATCTGCTCTTCGCCTGGTTGGCGCGGCCCCTGGTGCAGGCCTGGCGCGCCGCTGGCCTGGGGCGGCCGACCTTGCACTTCGCCAACCCGATCGAGCCCTTCGCCACCTATATCAAGGTGGCGCTGCTCGGCGGCGTCTTCCTCTCGGTACCCGTGATCTTCTATCAGCTCTGGTGCTTCGTCGCCCCGGGGCTGAAGGCCTCGGAGCGGCGCTACGTGATGCCCTTCACGCTGCTCAGCAGCGCCTTCTTCATCGGTGGGGCAGCCTTCGGCTACTTCGTCGTCTTTCCGCTCGGCTTTCGCTTCTTGCTCGGCTTCGCGCGCAGCGATGCGGGATCGTTGCAGCGGGCCTTCTCCGCCGTCGGCGTGGCGGTGGGGCAGGGCGGGCTGATCGCGCTCCAGCCGACCTTGATGATGGCGGAGTACTTCGCCCTGGTTTGGCGCTTGCTCGTCGCCTTCGGCGCGATCTTCGAGCTGCCGCTGCTGCTCTGCTTCCTGGCCCTGGCCGGCATCGTGACGCCGCAGGCGCTCTGGCGCTGGAATCCCTACTTCATCATCGTGGCCTTCGTCCTCGGCGCGATCTTGACGCCGACGCCGGACGTGTTGACCCAGTCGATGATGGCGCTGCCGCTGATCGTGCTCTACAACCTGGGGATCGGCATCGCCTGGCTGGTCGCGCGACGACGCTCGGCTGCGGGCGGGGGGACGAAGGCGGCGGGCGGGTCTGCTGGCGGCTAG